In Erigeron canadensis isolate Cc75 chromosome 1, C_canadensis_v1, whole genome shotgun sequence, a single window of DNA contains:
- the LOC122585087 gene encoding BEL1-like homeodomain protein 8, with amino-acid sequence MDMNNSLRTESHVAQKNRRHKLRFQHSSDDPTHQHDPSRYGSISYDPSVFPPEMLNSIASNPHLLLPQNHALFTISHDQDSGPGASPASFPSCKVIGDNSNWKSVVTSSSSRNQVQVSNDEHNSNWNNNNNNNNNVGVVGCSQIMVVDHHHNQDLHNSNNNNNNDGHLGDHQKNYGEVPTFSTSPYYQNISLQEVVTVGNVHPSKNFLEMSNNNHESAVPCWMNNNATSDHHQQLGFIAHRNNNNNNEGSSNRMITQGLSLSLSSSVPRAKNEYPNNLHSKGLKGGGDHVLGMNNSDAKQLMGMYRNIGPLGPFTGYATILKNSKYLKPAQELLNDNCDVGGQDPLVQTACHDQDNDHDTHKILHEEMSRVTSGESTGASSSSTIYGSNEYFTGRSSSLSESYRPEFHQKKAKLLYMQEEVCRRYKQYHQQMQLVISSFETVAGLTTATPYVSLALKSVSRHFHFVKNAISEQLTQMKKTFEDLCSPSKAFDGNTTDSLSQLKSMDRHFQRHGSSSGGTGLFGNQQPVWRPQRGLPERAVSVLKAWLFDHFLHPYPSDADKHMLATQTGLTRNQVSNWFINARVRIWKPMVEEIHSLETKGLADSNTNNSTPADCQETTRMDTSSVANKQAAESSRNSGPLTILNGQNAPNEQLWDHDKQRSRQDYQIPPATLDRTFTSIIPYSRTTFEAGGVGPVSLTLGLRQNAEHVQQLQQHEHQLRQRFGGQLIHDFVG; translated from the exons ATGGATATGAATAATAGTTTGAGAACGGAATCTCATGTAGCTCAAAAAAACCGGCGACATAAGTTAAGGTTTCAACATAGCTCAGATGACCCGACCCATCAACATGACCCAAGTAGATACGGATCCATTTCATATGACCCAAGTGTGTTTCCACCTGAAATGCTTAATTCTATAGCTAGCAATCCACACCTTTTGTTACCTCAAAACCATGCTTTATTTACTATTTCTCATGATCAAGATTCCGGTCCCGGTGCATCTCCGGCGAGTTTTCCGTCGTGTAAAGTGATCGGAGATAATAGTAATTGGAAAAGTGTTGTGACTAGTAGTAGTTCACGAAACCAAGTTCAAGTTAGTAATGATGAACATAATAGTAAttggaataataataataataataataataatgttggtGTTGTTGGTTGTTCTCAAATAATGGTGGttgatcatcatcataatcaagATTTGCataattctaataataataataataatgatggtCATTTAGGTGATCATCAAAAGAATTACGGCGAAGTACCCACGTTTAGTACTTCGCCGTATTACCAAAATATTAGTCTCCAAGAGGTTGTCACAGTTGGAAATGTTCACCCAAGTAAAAACTTTTTGGAGATGAGTAATAATAATCATGAGTCTGCAGTTCCTTGTTGGATGAATAATAATGCTACTTCTGATCATCATCAGCAGTTAGGGTTTATAGCAcatagaaataataataataataatgagggTAGTAGTAATCGTATGATCACACAAGGCTTATCGTTATCGTTATCCTCCTCGGTTCCTCGAGCTAAGAACGAGTACCCAAACAACCTACATTCAAAAGGTTTGAAAGGAGGAGGGGATCATGTTTTAGGGATGAATAACTCGGATGCGAAACAATTGATGGGGATGTATAGGAACATTGGGCCTCTTGGGCCATTTACGGGTTATGCTACAATTCTTAAGAATTCAAAGTATTTGAAGCCAGCGCAAGAATTGTTGAATGATAATTGTGATGTTGGGGGTCAGGATCCGTTGGTTCAAACAGCATGTCATGATCAGGATAATGATCATGATACTCACAAAATTCTTCATGAAGAAATGAGTAGGGTTACTTCGGGTGAGTCTACTGGTGCTTCTTCGTCATCTACGATTTATGGTTCGAATGAGTATTTTACCGGCCGAAGCAGTTCTCTATCCGAATCATATCGGCCCGAGTTTCATCAAAAGAAGGCCAAGTTATTATATATGCAGGAGGAG GTATGCAGAAGGTACAAACAGTATCATCAGCAGATGCAATTGGTGATTTCCTCTTTTGAAACAGTGGCCGGACTTACAACAGCGACTCCTTACGTTTCGTTGGCTTTAAAGTCGGTTTCACGCCATTTCCATTTTGTCAAGAATGCCATTTCTGAGCAACTCACACAAATGAAGAAAACCTTTGAAGATTTGTGTTCTCCAAGTAAAGCCTTTGATGGTAACACAACGGATTCATTGTCTCAGTTGAAGTCAATGGACCGTCACTTTCAAAGACATGGGAGTTCTAGTGGTGGAACGGGTTTGTTTGGAAACCAACAACCTGTCTGGCGACCTCAGCGAGGCCTTCCTGAACGTGCAGTCTCGGTTCTTAAGGCTTGGCTCTTTGATCATTTTCTTCACCC GTATCCCTCTGATGCTGACAAGCATATGTTGGCGACTCAAACAGGCTTAACAAGAAATCAG gTCTCAAACTGGTTCATAAATGCCCGAGTGCGCATTTGGAAACCCATGGTTGAAGAAATCCATTCCCTTGAAACTAAAGGATTGGCTGACTCGAATACAAACAATAGTACTCCAGCTGATTGTCAAGAGACAACCCGTATGGACACGAGCTCAGTGGCAAACAAACAAGCAGCGGAATCTTCAAGGAATTCTGGACCATTAACCATATTAAATGGCCAGAATGCACCGAATGAGCAACTATGGGACCACGACAAACAACGGTCAAGACAAGACTATCAGATTCCTCCAGCCACATTGGACCGGACCTTTACATCCATTATCCCCTACTCACGAACCACGTTTGAGGCAGGTGGGGTTGGACCCGTTTCACTTACTTTGGGACTCAGGCAAAACGCTGAACATGTGCAACAGTTGCAGCAACATGAACATCAGCTTAGACAACGGTTTGGAGGTCAGTTGATTCATGATTTTGTGGGCTAG
- the LOC122604467 gene encoding protein CNGC15b-like: MSFANTRSVRFQDDTEPPKFQIVNGDNLFKVKYNIDGKQRPETRKPEKHPTRSSLKSKVLSRVFSEDYERVKKKILDPRGLTIRKWNKVFLVACLVSLFVDPLFFYLPSIKENACIDIGFSLKVSLTIVRSVADLFYIIQIYVKFMTAYVAPSSRVFGRGELVIDTSKIAKRYITGDLWIDFIAALPLPQMLIWIIIPSLNGSAMTNTKDVLRFIIILQYVPRLYLIFPLTSQIVGATGVVTETAWAGAAYNLMLYMLASHFVGACWYLLSIERQEACWRSICLHEDPTCEDNFFDCERKNESARQSWYRTSNVTHQCVPTSGFYPFGIYGEALESEVTSALFFNKYFYCLWFGLKNLSSLGQNLSTSTYVGEIMFAIVVAVVGLVLFALLIGNMQTYLQSTTVRLEEWRIRRTDTEQWMRHRQLPPELRQSVRRYDQYKWVATRGVDEESLLKGLPLDLRRDIKRHLCYDLVRRVPLFDQMDERMLDAICERLKPALCTQGTCLVREGDPVNEMLFIIRGNLDSYTTNGGRTGFFNSCRIGPGDFCGEELLTWALDPRPSVILPSSTRTVKAISEVEAFALIAEDLKFVASQFRRLHSKQLQHKFRFYSHQWRTWAACFVQAAWRRYKRRKSAQELKARESFTSVDHESEFSSPLYGHGGNSMASPDPGYGVYATRMGSNRRPGGSKSGGGGGSLQKPAEPDFSVVEE; the protein is encoded by the exons ATTTCAAGATGATACTGAGCCACCAAAGTTCCAAATAGTGAATGGagataatttgtttaaagtgaAATACAacattgatggaaaacaaagaCCAGAGACAAGAAAGCCCGAAAAACACCCAACAAGATCATCCTTAAAATCCAAAGTGTTATCAAGAGTTTTCTCCGAGGATTACGAAAGAGTGAAGAAGAAAATCTTGGATCCACGAGGTTTAACCATACGGAAATGGAACAAGGTTTTCTTGGTAGCATGTTTGGTTTCTTTATTTGTAGACCCTTTGTTCTTTTACTTGCCATCAATCAAGGAAAATGCTTGTATCGACATAGGGTTCAGCCTTAAGGTTAGTCTCACCATTGTGAGATCAGTAGCAGACCTGTTCTACATCATTCAGATATATGTAAAGTTCATGACTGCTTACGTGGCGCCTTCTTCCCGTGTTTTTGGGAGAGGTGAGCTTGTTATAGATACCTCAAAGAtagcaaaaagatatataacagGCGATCTTTGGATCGATTTCATTGCTGCCTTGCCTCTTCCTCAG ATGCTAATTTGGATAATTATACCAAGTTTGAATGGTTCAGCCATGACAAATACAAAAGACGTTCTGCGTTTCATCATCATTCTTCAATATGTCCCCAGACTTTATCTTATCTTCCCCCTCACTTCACAAATAGTCGGAGCTACCGGGGTCGTCACAGAAACAGCATGGGCTGGAGCGGCATATAACTTGATGTTATACATGTTGGCAAGCCAT TTTGTAGGAGCTTGTTGGTATCTTTTATCGATAGAAAGACAAGAAGCCTGCTGGAGAAGCATATGTCTCCATGAGGATCCAACTTGTGAGGACAATTTTTTCGACTGTGAAAGAAAGAATGAATCAGCTAGACAATCCTGGTACCGCACGAGCAATGTGACACATCAATGTGTCCCAACCAGTGGCTTTTATCCATTCGGTATCTATGGGGAAGCATTGGAATCGGAAGTTACTTCAGCCTTGTTCTTTAACAAGTACTTCTATTGTCTTTGGTTCGGTTTGAAGAATCTCAG TTCTTTGGGGCAAAATCTTTCAACGAGCACTTACGTTGGTGAAATCATGTTTGCGATTGTCGTTGCTGTTGTGGGACTAGTTCTTTTTGCATTGTTAATTGGAAATATGCAG ACATATCTTCAATCAACTACAGTTCGACTAGAAGAATGGAGAATCAGGAGAACAGATACAGAACAGTGGATGCGACACCGCCAACTGCCACCAGAACTCCGCCAGTCCGTTCGGAGATATGATCAGTATAAATGGGTGGCCACTCGAGGGGTGGACGAAGAATCCCTTCTCAAAGGACTTCCATTAGATCTTCGTCGAGATATAAAGCGTCACCTATGTTATGATCTAGTTCGACGG GTCCCGCTATTTGATCAAATGGACGAGCGGATGTTAGATGCTATCTGCGAGAGACTAAAACCGGCTTTATGTACTCAAGGGACTTGTTTAGTCCGTGAGGGAGACCCTGTTAACGAAATGTTGTTTATCATTAGAGGAAACCTGGATTCTTACACTACCAATGGTGGTCGAACTGGTTTTTTCAATTCTTGCCGAATTGGGCCAGGTGACTTTTGTGGTGAAGAGCTACTGACATGGGCTTTAGACCCACGTCCAAGTGTCATCCTCCCATCCTCCACGCGTACAGTGAAGGCCATCTCAGAAGTTGAAGCCTTTGCACTTATTGCCGAAGACTTAAAATTTGTTGCATCACAGTTTAGAAGATTACATAGTAAGCAGTTACAACACAAGTTTCGGTTTTATAGCCACCAGTGGCGGACATGGGCTGCTTGTTTTGTTCAGGCGGCTTGGCGTAGGTACAAAAGGCGAAAGAGTGCTCAGGAACTCAAGGCTCGTGAGAGCTTCACCAGTGTTGATCATGAGTCAGAGTTTAGCTCACCATTGTATGGTCATGGTGGGAATAGCATGGCTTCTCCAGACCCTGGTTACGGTGTCTATGCTACAAGAATGGGCTCAAATAGAAGGCCCGGTGGCTCGAAgtcaggtggtggtggtggatcaTTGCAAAAGCCGGCTGAACCTGATTTTTCTGTAGTTGAGGAGTGA